In Streptomyces sp. DG2A-72, one genomic interval encodes:
- a CDS encoding winged helix-turn-helix domain-containing protein → MPDQQKSSDHVRRSRVSVRSVQRWRRTWENLGPRGLRSQGPAAYGWPDQRWTLSRIKTLIGRRIHKSFTLSGIAQMLHRHGFSHRVPARRAVERDEQRVTGWVKETWPQVGAPRRR, encoded by the coding sequence ATGCCTGACCAGCAGAAATCAAGTGATCACGTTCGGCGGTCAAGAGTGAGTGTGCGGTCGGTGCAGCGGTGGCGCCGGACTTGGGAAAACCTTGGCCCGAGGGGCCTGCGCTCGCAGGGGCCGGCGGCGTACGGCTGGCCGGACCAGAGGTGGACGCTGTCCCGGATCAAGACGCTCATCGGGCGCCGGATCCACAAGAGTTTCACCCTCTCCGGCATCGCTCAGATGCTGCACCGGCATGGCTTCAGCCACCGGGTGCCCGCCCGGCGGGCCGTGGAGCGCGACGAGCAGAGGGTGACCGGCTGGGTGAAGGAGACCTGGCCCCAGGTGGGAGCACCGCGGCGACGCTGA
- a CDS encoding LysR family transcriptional regulator has protein sequence MELRHLRAAVAVADHLHFGRAAAELGIAQPPLSQAIKALERELGVSLFDRDTRHVRLTVAGELFVADARGALALAARAETRARSAGRGDIGELSVGMVGSAALHPLPAVLRAYRTRYPDVVVRFSELPTATQIERLRAHALDVGFVRPPLPSPADAEFALLPVSREPLLVVLPSDHRLADRQCLHIRSLADEPFVRFPRHLGVGLYDRITTLCRHAGGFEPRVVQEAIQMQTIVGLVAAGCGVSIVPGSVGALSGLGAVFAELLPTTSPTELAVAVPRHGVSPVAANFVAVARDVTHVPKTG, from the coding sequence GTGGAACTGAGACATTTACGGGCAGCCGTAGCCGTCGCCGACCATCTCCACTTCGGCCGCGCAGCCGCCGAACTGGGCATCGCACAGCCGCCGTTGAGCCAGGCCATCAAGGCGCTGGAGCGTGAGCTGGGCGTCTCGCTGTTCGACCGGGACACCCGCCACGTGCGGCTGACCGTGGCCGGAGAGCTCTTCGTCGCCGACGCGCGCGGCGCGCTGGCTCTGGCGGCGCGGGCGGAGACCCGCGCGCGTTCCGCCGGGCGCGGCGACATCGGCGAGCTCTCCGTCGGCATGGTCGGCTCCGCCGCGCTGCACCCGTTGCCCGCCGTACTGCGCGCCTACCGCACTCGCTACCCGGACGTGGTCGTACGCTTCAGCGAACTCCCCACGGCCACTCAGATCGAGCGACTGCGCGCACACGCGCTCGATGTCGGCTTCGTCCGTCCACCGCTCCCCTCACCCGCCGACGCGGAGTTCGCTCTCCTTCCGGTCTCCCGTGAACCGCTGCTCGTCGTGCTGCCCAGCGACCACAGGCTGGCCGACCGACAGTGCCTGCACATCCGCTCGCTGGCCGACGAGCCTTTCGTACGCTTTCCCCGGCACCTGGGTGTGGGCCTCTACGACCGGATCACCACCCTCTGCCGGCACGCGGGCGGCTTCGAGCCGAGGGTGGTGCAGGAGGCGATTCAGATGCAGACGATCGTCGGCCTGGTGGCGGCCGGCTGCGGCGTCAGCATCGTCCCGGGCTCGGTCGGAGCCCTGAGCGGCCTGGGCGCGGTATTCGCCGAGCTGCTCCCCACCACGTCACCGACCGAACTCGCCGTGGCGGTCCCGCGCCACGGCGTCTCACCCGTCGCCGCGAACTTCGTGGCCGTCGCACGAGACGTCACGCATGTCCCGAAGACCGGTTGA
- a CDS encoding sulfatase-like hydrolase/transferase — protein sequence MLKLAGAAAAGSTGVAAAGGTAEAAEVRDAAHPVRPSGGVRRVVLFHIDSLHHEASRRLGLENVQRLAERGTQVKESLVISPWHPTVSGYLPLSTTSFPNPTTFAGSLFLRPSHEQRYLQHGFAGFTAHIANSEAYRSLNPGFDFTRLSGDDSDEDNVRLGLRLLREHNDLTFMRLLLQDTNTASQEVANAPAGEPWARDIYAKGSPYPAVVRTADALLGTFLDGLERLGMTHDTLLVLLSDGQSRHGWHPVQAEDSWRIPLIFAGPGVAKGRSIPYAENIDIAPTVAALAQVPAPSDDGGSGRVLDEIRTDDRSGAAPGVPHRVERINRQIAEYLRLEGWLRAHARDYPYLDVRLMRASNGSLSDAQFWGLDRIDEWPQAESIDRMIEDNDSVLDTLRQALRDSGAPVLP from the coding sequence GTGCTGAAGCTTGCCGGTGCTGCGGCGGCAGGCAGTACGGGAGTCGCAGCGGCTGGTGGGACGGCTGAGGCGGCTGAGGTACGGGACGCCGCTCACCCCGTACGGCCCTCCGGCGGCGTGCGGCGCGTGGTGCTGTTCCACATCGACAGCCTGCACCACGAGGCATCCCGGCGCCTCGGCCTGGAGAATGTCCAGCGTCTGGCGGAGCGGGGCACCCAGGTGAAGGAGTCCCTGGTCATCTCGCCCTGGCATCCCACCGTCAGCGGCTATCTACCGCTCTCCACCACGTCCTTCCCGAACCCGACCACCTTCGCGGGCTCGCTGTTCCTCCGCCCCTCGCATGAGCAGCGCTATCTCCAGCACGGCTTCGCGGGATTCACAGCGCATATCGCCAACAGCGAGGCGTACCGCTCCCTCAACCCCGGCTTCGACTTCACCCGCCTGAGCGGCGACGACAGCGATGAGGACAACGTACGCCTCGGCCTGCGTCTGCTGCGCGAGCACAACGACCTCACCTTCATGCGGCTGCTGCTCCAGGACACCAATACGGCCAGCCAGGAGGTTGCCAACGCCCCGGCCGGCGAGCCCTGGGCGCGCGACATCTACGCCAAGGGATCTCCGTACCCCGCGGTGGTGCGCACAGCAGACGCGCTGCTCGGTACGTTCCTTGACGGCCTGGAGCGGCTCGGCATGACGCACGACACGCTGCTCGTCCTGCTCTCCGACGGCCAGTCACGGCACGGCTGGCACCCCGTCCAGGCTGAGGACTCCTGGCGCATCCCGCTCATCTTCGCGGGTCCCGGGGTGGCGAAGGGCAGGAGCATCCCGTACGCCGAGAACATCGACATCGCCCCCACCGTGGCGGCTCTCGCGCAGGTCCCCGCGCCCAGCGACGACGGCGGCTCCGGGCGGGTGCTGGATGAGATACGGACGGACGACCGCTCGGGCGCCGCGCCCGGCGTGCCCCATCGCGTCGAGCGGATCAACCGACAGATCGCCGAGTACCTCCGCCTGGAGGGCTGGCTGCGCGCCCACGCCCGCGACTACCCCTACCTGGACGTTCGCCTGATGCGCGCCAGCAACGGCTCGCTGTCCGACGCGCAGTTCTGGGGCCTCGACCGGATCGACGAGTGGCCCCAGGCCGAGTCGATCGACCGGATGATCGAGGACAACGACTCCGTACTCGACACCCTGCGTCAGGCCCTCCGCGACTCCGGCGCCCCCGTGCTGCCCTGA